In Phyllobacterium zundukense, one DNA window encodes the following:
- the argS gene encoding arginine--tRNA ligase, whose protein sequence is MNIFADFDARIKKALQALELKTTDGAEVDLSRVGVEPPRDPSHGDIATNAAMVLSKAVGQNPRELAVKIGEALKNDADVGSVDVAGPGFINLRLKDTYWHRQLAIMLGSGLNYGRSKLGYGHRVNVEYVSANPTGPMHVGHCRGAVVGDALANLLKFAGYDVAKEYYINDAGAQIDVLASSVMLRYREALGEQIGDIPPGLYPGDYLVPVGQALASDFGTKLLEMPEDEALAIVKDRTIDAMMAMIREDLAALNVHHDVFFSERTLHANNAKLIRSAINDLTLKGHVYKGKLPPPKGQLPEDWEDREQTLFRSTDVGDDIDRPLVKSDGQFTYFAADVAYFKDKYDRHFDEMIYVLGADHGGYVKRLESLARAVSGGTAKLTVLICQLVKLYRNGEPVRMSKRSGEFVTLRDVVEEVGRDPVRFMMLYRKNDAPLDFDFAKVTEHSKENPVFYVQYASARCHSVFRQAMEQLGIGEEALAASAQHFHLLADESEIALIRKLAEYPRLVETAALHQEPHRLAFYLYDLASSLHTQWNKGTENPDLRFIKVNDPNLSQARLGLVQVVSKVLASGLSIIGADAPTEMR, encoded by the coding sequence ATGAATATCTTCGCTGATTTCGACGCGCGGATTAAGAAAGCCCTGCAAGCGCTTGAATTGAAAACAACAGATGGCGCTGAGGTGGATTTGTCACGCGTGGGCGTGGAGCCGCCGCGTGATCCCAGCCATGGCGATATCGCGACGAATGCGGCGATGGTGCTCTCGAAGGCGGTTGGCCAAAATCCACGTGAACTCGCAGTCAAGATTGGTGAGGCGCTGAAAAATGATGCCGATGTGGGTTCTGTCGACGTGGCGGGGCCGGGATTCATCAATCTGCGGTTGAAGGATACCTATTGGCACCGGCAGCTTGCCATCATGCTCGGCTCGGGCCTCAATTACGGCCGGTCGAAGCTCGGCTATGGTCATCGTGTCAATGTGGAATATGTCTCGGCCAATCCTACTGGTCCGATGCATGTCGGCCATTGCCGGGGCGCTGTCGTTGGCGACGCATTGGCAAATCTTCTCAAATTTGCCGGTTATGACGTCGCCAAGGAATATTACATCAATGATGCGGGCGCGCAGATCGATGTGCTGGCGAGTTCCGTGATGTTGCGCTACCGGGAGGCACTGGGCGAGCAGATCGGCGACATTCCTCCAGGACTCTATCCGGGTGATTATCTCGTTCCGGTCGGGCAGGCGCTTGCTAGCGATTTTGGCACGAAGCTTCTGGAAATGCCGGAAGACGAGGCGCTCGCTATCGTCAAGGACCGGACGATCGATGCGATGATGGCAATGATCCGTGAGGATCTGGCTGCCCTCAACGTGCATCACGACGTGTTCTTCTCCGAGCGGACGCTGCATGCGAACAATGCCAAGCTGATCCGGTCGGCGATCAACGACCTGACCTTGAAGGGCCACGTCTACAAGGGCAAGCTGCCACCACCCAAGGGGCAATTGCCGGAAGATTGGGAAGACCGCGAGCAGACCCTGTTCCGGTCAACCGACGTTGGCGACGATATCGACCGGCCATTGGTCAAGTCCGACGGGCAATTCACCTATTTCGCGGCCGATGTCGCCTATTTCAAAGACAAGTACGACCGGCACTTCGATGAGATGATCTATGTGCTTGGTGCCGACCACGGCGGCTATGTCAAGCGCCTCGAATCCCTGGCGCGGGCCGTTTCCGGTGGAACGGCGAAGCTGACAGTGCTGATTTGCCAGCTGGTCAAGCTTTACCGCAATGGTGAGCCCGTACGTATGTCGAAGCGTTCGGGTGAATTCGTCACCTTGCGCGATGTGGTGGAAGAAGTGGGGCGCGATCCCGTCCGGTTCATGATGCTGTACCGGAAGAACGATGCGCCGCTGGATTTCGATTTCGCCAAGGTGACCGAGCATTCCAAGGAAAATCCGGTCTTCTACGTCCAGTACGCTTCGGCACGCTGCCATTCGGTTTTCCGGCAGGCGATGGAGCAGCTTGGCATCGGTGAGGAAGCATTGGCGGCGAGCGCCCAGCATTTTCATCTGCTCGCGGATGAGAGTGAAATTGCGCTTATTCGCAAGCTTGCGGAATACCCGCGGCTCGTCGAAACGGCGGCTCTGCATCAGGAGCCGCACAGGCTCGCTTTCTACCTCTACGACCTTGCAAGTTCCCTGCATACGCAGTGGAATAAAGGAACCGAAAATCCGGACTTACGTTTTATTAAGGTTAACGATCCAAACTTGTCCCAAGCCAGGCTAGGGCTGGTTCAGGTTGTTTCGAAAGTCTTGGCGTCCGGATTGTCTATAATAGGTGCGGATGCCCCGACGGAAATGCGCTAA
- a CDS encoding tetratricopeptide repeat protein, with product MFIADRLLSSLVGIGLLMGAMTMPCFAFDTQNEVKEDSSPFALFKFGFSAYKNGHKDEAVKALRFAAEKGHQGANWKLARMYAEGDGVKEDDYEAYKMFEQVVQEGADQGTENESYVADALVALAGYVKRGIPNSPINSNPGAARDLYLQAASNFGDSDAQFELGKMLMKGEGGQPNPNQAARWFRLSAQKGNAGAQAMLGNLLFQAGKTVRGLAMMTAALEHANKQDRVWIGDIQEQAFSLADEADRRTAMVLAEDIIKTGDF from the coding sequence ATGTTCATCGCTGATCGCCTCCTTTCTTCCCTTGTCGGGATCGGCCTTTTGATGGGCGCCATGACGATGCCTTGCTTTGCCTTCGATACCCAGAATGAGGTGAAGGAGGATTCCAGTCCATTCGCTCTCTTCAAGTTCGGATTCTCTGCATACAAGAATGGCCACAAGGACGAAGCGGTCAAAGCATTGCGTTTTGCCGCCGAGAAGGGGCATCAGGGCGCCAACTGGAAGCTCGCCCGCATGTATGCTGAAGGCGACGGCGTCAAGGAAGATGACTACGAAGCCTACAAGATGTTCGAACAGGTCGTTCAAGAAGGCGCCGACCAGGGCACCGAGAACGAAAGCTATGTCGCCGACGCACTTGTTGCGCTGGCCGGCTACGTGAAACGCGGTATCCCGAACTCGCCAATCAATTCGAATCCGGGAGCGGCGCGCGATCTTTATTTGCAGGCGGCATCGAATTTCGGTGACTCCGATGCGCAGTTCGAGCTTGGCAAGATGTTGATGAAGGGCGAGGGCGGTCAGCCCAATCCCAACCAGGCTGCACGCTGGTTCCGCCTATCGGCGCAGAAGGGGAATGCGGGCGCGCAGGCCATGCTCGGCAATCTTCTATTCCAGGCCGGCAAGACCGTGCGCGGCCTGGCGATGATGACGGCGGCGCTGGAGCACGCCAACAAGCAGGACCGCGTCTGGATCGGCGATATTCAGGAACAGGCGTTTTCCCTGGCCGACGAGGCCGACCGGCGCACCGCAATGGTGCTGGCCGAGGATATCATCAAGACTGGTGATTTCTGA
- a CDS encoding OmpP1/FadL family transporter: protein MSKAISTILGGALLVTGMASAAQAGGLERGGYNWDLLFDPSRVATEAGVIYVMPDRKFKNARDINPLDGRGADGIGGGSTSGHETPNYTIPRFGAKLGITSDLDCLGSYSEPWGVHTNPGADWVGANQNIETKIDSKDYGLTCSYKFDVGKGYLRAIGGVSYQEVEGFKERLVLGQVLQSPAAAFGFDGTGKLALKGDGWGWRIGAAYEIPDYAFRASFIYNAEIDLGRINGTIDVTEVPAAFANPLLPFAGRVIDVYGTATMPQSAEFRLQSGIAPGWLAFGSVKWVDWSVLNVVGFCSVTVANCVPSAYATSLDLMFQDGWTISGGVGHKFNDQWSGQVQLSWDRGTSTGLTTQTDTWLLSTGVAYTPNDKFEVRVGGAVGMLTSGEYGPPRSCPSRSGICGGDVAYDFGDDFVGALSLSAKLKF, encoded by the coding sequence ATGTCTAAGGCTATTTCAACGATCTTGGGTGGGGCATTGCTCGTAACGGGCATGGCCTCTGCCGCTCAAGCCGGGGGGCTGGAGCGCGGAGGCTACAACTGGGATTTGCTGTTCGACCCTAGCCGCGTTGCAACGGAAGCGGGCGTAATCTACGTCATGCCTGACCGTAAGTTCAAAAACGCCCGCGATATCAACCCGCTTGACGGGCGTGGCGCTGACGGTATCGGCGGCGGATCAACCTCTGGTCATGAAACGCCAAATTATACAATTCCACGTTTCGGCGCCAAACTCGGCATCACTTCGGACTTGGATTGCTTGGGCTCATATTCTGAACCATGGGGTGTCCACACAAATCCAGGTGCTGATTGGGTGGGTGCAAACCAGAACATCGAGACAAAGATCGACAGCAAGGACTACGGTCTGACCTGCTCGTATAAGTTCGACGTTGGCAAAGGCTATCTCCGTGCAATCGGCGGCGTGTCGTACCAGGAAGTCGAGGGCTTCAAAGAGCGGCTCGTGCTTGGCCAGGTTCTGCAGTCGCCGGCTGCCGCCTTCGGCTTTGACGGCACGGGTAAACTCGCTCTGAAGGGTGACGGATGGGGCTGGCGCATTGGTGCTGCCTACGAGATTCCGGATTACGCGTTCCGGGCAAGCTTTATCTATAACGCCGAGATCGATCTAGGACGGATCAACGGCACGATCGACGTTACAGAAGTCCCTGCCGCTTTTGCTAATCCGCTTTTGCCCTTTGCCGGACGCGTTATCGACGTGTATGGCACAGCAACGATGCCACAATCGGCCGAGTTCCGACTGCAGTCAGGTATCGCTCCCGGCTGGCTCGCTTTCGGCTCGGTCAAATGGGTCGATTGGAGTGTTTTGAACGTTGTGGGCTTCTGCTCCGTGACCGTGGCGAATTGCGTTCCTAGCGCCTATGCCACGTCGCTCGACCTAATGTTCCAGGACGGCTGGACCATCAGCGGTGGTGTTGGCCATAAATTCAACGATCAGTGGAGCGGACAGGTTCAGCTGAGCTGGGATCGCGGCACATCAACGGGCCTGACCACACAGACCGACACCTGGCTGCTTTCGACCGGCGTTGCCTATACGCCTAACGATAAGTTCGAAGTTCGCGTCGGTGGTGCGGTCGGCATGCTGACATCAGGAGAGTATGGCCCTCCACGCAGCTGCCCAAGCAGGTCTGGCATCTGCGGTGGCGATGTTGCCTACGACTTTGGTGACGACTTTGTAGGTGCGCTCTCGCTCTCAGCCAAGCTGAAGTTCTGA
- the nagZ gene encoding beta-N-acetylhexosaminidase, protein MSESKAWIAGTTGLKLTPDEIAFFRDERPWGFILFARNVSEPAQIEDLCAHLRDLVGRDNALVLIDQEGGRVQRLRPPLAPDYPAGSALGALYREDEEKGLRAAWLLSRLHAFDLLKLGINVDCLPVLDVPVEGANDVIGTRAYGKHPEIVTAMGGAAAEGLLAGGMLPVIKHIPGHGRAFADTHHELPTVATPLEELAEHDFAPFRALAHLPMAMSAHVIFSAVDPKNPATTSGKVVEEIIRDYIGFDGLLMSDDVSMNALSGDYFDRTKAIFAAGLDIVLHCHGIMEQMRAVASCTPDLEGKALERATRAIAYRKEPDTSNEEELREEFQRTFEAVA, encoded by the coding sequence ATGAGCGAATCAAAAGCATGGATTGCCGGAACCACCGGTTTGAAGCTGACCCCTGATGAAATCGCGTTCTTTCGCGATGAGCGGCCCTGGGGTTTTATTCTGTTTGCCCGCAATGTCAGCGAGCCTGCACAGATCGAGGACCTTTGCGCGCATTTGCGCGATCTCGTGGGACGCGACAATGCGCTTGTGCTGATCGACCAGGAGGGCGGGCGTGTGCAGCGGCTGCGTCCGCCGCTCGCACCGGACTATCCCGCCGGATCGGCGCTGGGTGCGCTTTACCGGGAAGATGAGGAAAAAGGACTGCGTGCTGCCTGGCTACTGTCTCGCCTGCATGCCTTCGACCTTTTGAAGCTCGGCATCAATGTCGACTGCCTGCCGGTACTGGACGTACCGGTCGAGGGAGCCAACGACGTGATCGGGACGCGCGCCTACGGCAAGCATCCAGAAATCGTGACGGCGATGGGCGGCGCAGCGGCCGAAGGCCTGCTTGCAGGCGGCATGCTGCCTGTGATCAAGCATATTCCGGGCCATGGCCGTGCGTTCGCAGACACGCACCACGAATTGCCGACAGTCGCGACGCCCCTGGAAGAGCTTGCGGAACATGATTTCGCACCATTCCGTGCCCTGGCACACCTGCCAATGGCCATGAGTGCCCATGTGATCTTCTCGGCCGTCGATCCGAAGAACCCGGCCACGACATCCGGCAAGGTGGTCGAAGAGATCATCCGGGACTATATAGGCTTCGACGGGCTTTTGATGAGCGATGACGTCTCCATGAATGCACTTTCTGGGGATTATTTTGATCGAACCAAAGCAATCTTTGCCGCGGGACTCGATATCGTGCTTCATTGCCATGGCATCATGGAGCAGATGAGGGCGGTCGCATCCTGTACACCTGATCTTGAGGGCAAGGCGCTCGAGCGGGCAACGCGGGCGATCGCCTACAGGAAAGAGCCGGACACCTCGAATGAGGAAGAGCTCCGGGAAGAATTCCAGCGCACTTTCGAGGCGGTGGCATAG
- a CDS encoding deoxyguanosinetriphosphate triphosphohydrolase, translating into MSMQGIGFGYRERAPYACDPQHSRGRLVPESESPTRTVFQRDRDRIIHSTAFRRLKHKTQVFIAHEGDHYRTRLTHTIEVAQIARALARSMRLDEDLAEAIALVHDFGHTPFGHTGEDALNDKMREFGGFDHNAQSLRIVTSLEKRYAEFDGLNLTWETLEGLVKHNGPLIDGEGNGLKHPVPAAILEYNARNDLELASFASLEAQCAAIADDIAYNAHDIDDGLRSGLLSLEALEDVSITGDILRAVREKYPALDDVRTSHEIVRRQITIMVEDVIRAAQANLDALKPQTVGDIHGAGQSIVGFSTPLREQEKPLKAFLYKNLYFHESVVRVRKSADRIVKELFDAYLADEQCMPEGWRDGQNRGDLTAQARLVADFLAGMTDTYAVREHRRLFDDTPELA; encoded by the coding sequence ATGTCCATGCAGGGTATCGGTTTCGGTTACAGGGAGAGGGCACCCTATGCCTGCGATCCTCAGCATAGCCGGGGCCGGCTTGTGCCTGAAAGCGAGAGCCCGACGCGCACCGTATTTCAGCGCGACCGCGACCGTATCATCCATTCGACGGCATTCCGGCGGCTGAAGCACAAGACACAGGTGTTCATCGCCCACGAAGGTGACCATTATCGCACCAGACTGACCCATACGATCGAGGTGGCACAGATCGCCCGGGCGCTGGCGCGGTCCATGCGGCTCGATGAGGATCTGGCCGAGGCGATCGCGCTCGTGCATGATTTCGGTCATACGCCGTTCGGTCACACGGGCGAGGATGCGCTGAACGACAAGATGCGGGAATTCGGCGGTTTCGATCACAATGCGCAGTCATTGCGGATCGTGACGAGCCTCGAAAAGCGCTATGCCGAGTTTGACGGGCTGAACCTGACCTGGGAAACCCTGGAAGGGCTGGTCAAGCACAACGGTCCGCTGATCGACGGCGAGGGCAATGGGCTCAAACATCCGGTGCCGGCTGCAATTCTGGAGTACAACGCCCGCAACGATCTGGAATTGGCCAGTTTTGCTTCGCTGGAAGCCCAGTGTGCTGCGATTGCAGATGACATAGCCTACAACGCCCATGATATTGATGATGGATTGCGTTCAGGGCTCTTGTCGCTGGAGGCGCTGGAAGACGTGTCGATCACCGGGGATATTTTGCGCGCGGTCCGGGAAAAGTACCCTGCCCTCGACGATGTGCGAACGTCGCACGAGATCGTCCGCCGACAGATCACGATCATGGTCGAAGACGTTATTCGGGCGGCGCAGGCCAATCTGGACGCGCTCAAGCCACAGACTGTCGGCGATATCCATGGCGCAGGACAAAGCATTGTCGGATTTTCGACGCCGCTGCGCGAACAGGAGAAGCCGCTCAAGGCGTTTCTCTACAAGAACCTCTATTTCCACGAGAGCGTGGTGCGCGTGCGCAAATCTGCCGACAGGATTGTGAAAGAGCTGTTCGATGCCTATCTCGCTGACGAACAGTGCATGCCGGAAGGCTGGCGAGACGGGCAGAACCGGGGCGATTTGACCGCGCAGGCAAGACTCGTGGCGGATTTCCTGGCAGGCATGACCGACACCTATGCTGTGCGCGAACACCGCCGGTTGTTTGACGATACGCCCGAATTGGCTTAA
- the erpA gene encoding iron-sulfur cluster insertion protein ErpA, whose protein sequence is MTEVANVSVSDAAAKRISAILKSDPEKTALRISVEGGGCSGFSYKYDLVDVQDADDIVVEKLGAKVLIDQISLPYIGGSEIDFVDDLMGQSFQIRNPNATSSCGCGTSFSV, encoded by the coding sequence ATGACCGAAGTTGCAAATGTTTCTGTCTCCGATGCCGCTGCAAAGCGTATCTCGGCGATTCTGAAATCCGACCCGGAAAAAACCGCCCTGCGCATTTCCGTCGAGGGTGGCGGCTGCTCGGGCTTTTCCTACAAGTATGATCTGGTCGACGTACAGGACGCTGACGATATCGTCGTTGAGAAACTCGGTGCCAAGGTGCTGATTGATCAAATTTCCCTGCCCTATATCGGCGGTTCGGAAATTGATTTCGTTGATGACCTGATGGGGCAGTCTTTCCAGATCCGCAATCCCAACGCGACCTCTTCCTGTGGTTGCGGAACCAGCTTTTCCGTCTGA
- a CDS encoding DUF4160 domain-containing protein, protein MVVIHRAHGFRFVIYTIDHEPAHVHVTGAGQASWSWRCP, encoded by the coding sequence ATGGTTGTAATTCACCGTGCACACGGCTTCCGTTTTGTCATTTATACAATCGATCACGAACCGGCACATGTTCATGTTACGGGGGCGGGGCAGGCTTCTTGGAGCTGGCGGTGCCCCTGA
- the xth gene encoding exodeoxyribonuclease III, translating to MKIVTWNINGVKARIDVLTTWLRESDPDIVCLQEIKSVDDGFPRFELEALGYHVETHGQKGFNGVAILSKKSPEEVTRGLPGDDADEQARFIEAVFSTEKGAIRVVSLYLPNGNPIDTEKFPYKLGWMARLERWAEERLALEEPLILAGDYNVIPEPIDARNPEVWINDALFQPETRQAFRRLENLGFTDAVRSVTDAAGTYTFWDYQAGAWQKNNGIRIDHLMLSPEAANLLESASIEKHVRAWEKPSDHVPVAISIA from the coding sequence ATGAAAATCGTCACCTGGAACATCAACGGCGTCAAAGCCCGAATCGACGTCCTCACCACTTGGCTGCGGGAATCCGATCCGGATATCGTCTGCCTGCAGGAAATCAAATCTGTCGATGATGGCTTTCCGCGTTTCGAGCTTGAAGCGCTTGGCTATCATGTGGAAACGCATGGGCAGAAGGGCTTCAACGGCGTTGCCATACTGTCCAAGAAATCACCTGAAGAGGTGACGCGCGGCCTCCCTGGCGATGATGCCGACGAGCAGGCTCGCTTTATCGAAGCGGTTTTCTCTACCGAAAAGGGCGCCATTCGCGTGGTCTCGCTCTATCTGCCCAATGGCAATCCGATCGATACCGAGAAATTTCCGTACAAATTGGGCTGGATGGCGCGCCTGGAACGCTGGGCCGAGGAACGGCTCGCACTGGAAGAGCCACTGATCCTGGCGGGCGACTACAATGTCATTCCCGAGCCTATTGACGCCAGGAACCCGGAAGTCTGGATCAATGACGCGCTGTTTCAACCGGAAACGCGCCAGGCCTTCCGGCGGCTGGAAAATCTCGGCTTCACCGACGCCGTCCGCAGCGTTACCGATGCGGCAGGGACCTATACATTCTGGGATTATCAGGCTGGCGCCTGGCAGAAGAACAACGGCATTCGCATCGACCACCTGATGCTGTCGCCGGAGGCTGCAAACCTTCTCGAGTCCGCCAGCATCGAAAAACACGTCCGCGCTTGGGAAAAACCCTCTGACCACGTGCCCGTAGCTATTTCAATTGCATAA
- a CDS encoding DUF2442 domain-containing protein, with the protein MASLTDVQFDLAETKGQELLLTGPRASHGHLDPVTRRVVIDLVNGCSYAFPVQFVQDLKDATEENLADIHVDGVGFNLHWPKLEVDLYVPALVAGIFGTRAWMTSELARIAGKVSSPAKSAAARANGAKGGRPRKAASG; encoded by the coding sequence ATGGCAAGCTTGACTGACGTGCAATTCGATTTGGCCGAGACCAAGGGACAAGAGCTGCTTTTGACCGGACCTCGGGCATCGCACGGACACTTAGATCCTGTAACCCGCCGGGTGGTCATCGATCTCGTCAATGGTTGCAGTTACGCTTTTCCGGTTCAGTTCGTGCAAGACTTGAAAGATGCGACTGAAGAGAATCTGGCTGATATTCATGTGGATGGAGTTGGCTTTAACCTGCATTGGCCAAAGCTGGAGGTTGACCTTTATGTGCCTGCGCTTGTGGCGGGCATCTTCGGCACACGGGCCTGGATGACGAGCGAACTTGCCCGTATAGCGGGAAAGGTCAGCTCACCAGCGAAATCGGCCGCGGCGAGGGCAAATGGTGCAAAGGGGGGACGTCCGAGGAAAGCGGCGAGCGGCTAA
- a CDS encoding SPOR domain-containing protein, translated as MADNYIQRSHRQDDSRLGNDDPLMELSRIIGTPEEEEATAGSNEDFVLDLERELMGGFEEQAAPQSRQAVPDDEPIEDDHFAVEDFEASIERGLTGIEPSDVHQATAAPAAAYEEPDYADYEPDTSYADGEAGEGIAPVAAAAEPVASHYEARPAVAAPSLSLEDELETLLAGSAQPVVQRSVNASWGYGSQTQVAGRTEPAPSISRTTSYQPPAAPEPEAYQAAPVPEPAVYEATDDQIQESEHDDFDAEELMAAFDDFEVTADHEEEQAPVADSDEPEPPRYESAAQYQVPVQQIAVPVATSIASAPTLPEVHDLAEYADELDRAASSINAAPDVDTMAVTENRVDYTESLDLPAVHYEDDVPQHNGLGELETEFAEVFGSIEAEDPRTGYVAQEEAPKPEPEKDDYADIFADVFGNEAEQGRYNPSGYAAAAGAAAVGMAAAGTQKNRSQAYQPGPEEDTDFGYDPRQDDVDIAASSYGQKELKARRSSLFVPGVAAAVVLVAVAGAVAYKWTGSSGGEPVVIMADKTPIKVQPETTSTAIVPNQDKAVYDKSATIAPEAPKQDQLVTTREDPVDLAPDEDEDVAATDKVEARVDPASEDVAANEPPATERNSAIAPRKVQTMVVKPDGTMVASIPQEGEALSTGPAAAPVDRPAEPAPVSANTPAAPGAAPNDEIGSLVQDSQPEAPAQAAAPALAPVKPAPTAPAAGKLPAKPVETKKITQETVASAAPKNIPVVESRPAEQPLDIVDRVPPKNAAGQQVASVAPAAGSYMIQIASQPNVEGAQKTYASLSQKYASVIGGRGVDIKQAEIAGKGTFFRVRIPAGSKADAINLCTKYKSAGGSCFVTQ; from the coding sequence ATGGCGGACAATTATATTCAGCGTTCTCACCGGCAGGATGATTCGCGACTCGGTAATGACGATCCCCTAATGGAGCTTTCCCGTATCATCGGGACCCCTGAAGAGGAGGAAGCTACAGCCGGCTCCAACGAGGACTTCGTTCTGGATCTCGAACGCGAACTGATGGGGGGCTTCGAAGAGCAAGCCGCACCACAGTCCCGACAGGCAGTTCCTGATGATGAACCAATTGAGGATGATCATTTCGCTGTTGAGGACTTTGAAGCGTCCATTGAGCGCGGCCTGACCGGCATCGAGCCATCTGACGTTCACCAGGCGACCGCTGCGCCCGCTGCGGCTTACGAAGAACCTGATTACGCCGATTACGAGCCCGACACATCCTATGCAGATGGCGAGGCGGGTGAGGGCATTGCCCCTGTAGCTGCGGCCGCAGAGCCAGTCGCTTCGCACTATGAGGCGCGTCCGGCCGTTGCTGCGCCGTCGCTCAGCCTCGAGGACGAGCTGGAGACTCTGCTAGCCGGATCGGCGCAACCTGTCGTGCAGCGCTCGGTCAATGCCTCGTGGGGCTACGGCTCGCAGACGCAGGTTGCGGGTCGCACAGAGCCGGCACCATCGATCAGCCGGACAACGTCCTATCAGCCACCAGCGGCGCCTGAACCCGAAGCCTACCAGGCTGCTCCGGTGCCGGAGCCTGCGGTCTATGAAGCGACGGATGACCAGATCCAAGAGTCCGAGCATGATGATTTCGATGCTGAAGAACTGATGGCAGCATTCGACGATTTCGAAGTAACAGCGGATCATGAAGAAGAACAGGCACCCGTCGCTGACTCTGACGAGCCGGAACCGCCGCGCTACGAGAGCGCCGCACAGTACCAGGTGCCCGTCCAGCAGATCGCAGTGCCGGTCGCGACGTCAATCGCCAGTGCACCGACATTGCCGGAAGTGCACGATCTCGCCGAATATGCCGATGAGCTTGATCGTGCGGCTTCGTCGATCAACGCCGCTCCCGATGTCGATACGATGGCGGTGACCGAAAACCGTGTGGATTATACGGAATCGCTTGATCTTCCGGCGGTGCATTACGAGGACGACGTTCCTCAGCACAATGGTCTCGGTGAGCTTGAAACCGAGTTTGCCGAAGTCTTTGGTTCGATCGAGGCAGAAGATCCGCGTACCGGATATGTCGCTCAGGAAGAGGCCCCCAAGCCCGAGCCCGAAAAGGATGACTATGCGGATATCTTTGCCGATGTGTTCGGCAATGAAGCAGAGCAGGGCCGCTATAATCCGTCCGGTTATGCTGCCGCCGCCGGGGCCGCTGCCGTCGGTATGGCTGCAGCCGGTACCCAGAAAAACCGGTCACAAGCCTACCAGCCTGGTCCCGAAGAGGATACGGATTTCGGCTATGATCCACGGCAGGACGATGTCGACATCGCCGCTTCGTCCTATGGACAGAAGGAGCTGAAGGCCCGGCGCAGCAGCTTGTTTGTACCTGGCGTTGCCGCAGCGGTCGTGCTTGTGGCAGTGGCCGGTGCTGTTGCCTATAAATGGACCGGCAGTTCGGGTGGCGAACCCGTTGTCATCATGGCCGACAAGACACCGATAAAGGTTCAGCCGGAAACGACCAGCACCGCCATTGTTCCCAACCAGGACAAGGCTGTCTACGACAAGAGCGCCACAATCGCTCCGGAAGCACCAAAGCAGGATCAACTCGTGACAACGCGTGAAGATCCCGTCGACCTCGCCCCGGATGAAGATGAGGACGTGGCTGCAACCGATAAGGTCGAGGCCCGGGTTGATCCTGCCAGCGAAGATGTGGCTGCGAATGAACCACCGGCCACCGAGCGCAACAGCGCCATTGCACCGCGCAAGGTTCAGACGATGGTCGTCAAGCCCGACGGAACCATGGTTGCATCCATTCCGCAGGAAGGTGAAGCCTTGAGTACCGGCCCCGCAGCTGCGCCAGTTGACCGCCCTGCAGAACCGGCTCCGGTCAGTGCAAATACGCCTGCGGCTCCAGGAGCAGCTCCTAATGACGAAATTGGCTCGCTCGTTCAGGACAGCCAGCCTGAAGCACCTGCGCAGGCTGCTGCCCCGGCTCTCGCCCCAGTGAAGCCCGCACCAACGGCTCCGGCCGCAGGCAAGCTGCCGGCGAAACCGGTCGAGACAAAGAAAATCACCCAGGAAACGGTTGCCAGCGCTGCGCCGAAAAACATTCCGGTGGTTGAATCCCGTCCTGCCGAGCAGCCTCTCGATATCGTTGACCGGGTGCCGCCAAAGAACGCTGCCGGTCAGCAGGTCGCTTCTGTCGCCCCTGCAGCAGGCAGCTACATGATCCAGATCGCGTCGCAGCCGAATGTCGAAGGCGCACAGAAAACCTACGCTTCCCTGTCGCAGAAATATGCGAGTGTCATCGGCGGCCGCGGCGTTGATATCAAGCAGGCTGAAATCGCCGGCAAGGGCACATTCTTCCGTGTCCGCATCCCTGCCGGTTCCAAGGCCGATGCGATCAACCTTTGCACCAAATACAAGTCCGCCGGTGGTAGCTGCTTCGTTACGCAGTAG